CCCTTTGCCAGCATGCCCCAGCTTCTGGCCATCGCCGAATACGTGACCAAAAACCTGGCCATCTGCGTCAAATGCGGCAATCCCGCCAACCGTACCCAACGCACGGTCCACAAAGGCGAACAG
The DNA window shown above is from Candidatus Syntrophosphaera sp. and carries:
- a CDS encoding thymidine kinase, with the protein product PFASMPQLLAIAEYVTKNLAICVKCGNPANRTQRTVHKGEQILVGSTEAYEARCRNCHEVLD